A single Anopheles arabiensis isolate DONGOLA chromosome 2, AaraD3, whole genome shotgun sequence DNA region contains:
- the LOC120895883 gene encoding uncharacterized protein LOC120895883: protein MKATVSLLLLLLLLSVVTLGTCRTGGFKGTRTYNLETDEDRYGRYERVLLGLKTSEGLRLDPALLDEVRQVLLQEERQAASGREVEPVDVHLYKPLQSRHIAQLLYRARLDAVSGSNRRTR, encoded by the exons ATGAAAGCGACAGTGAGC ttgctgctgctgctcctgctgctgtccGTGGTCACACTCGGCACGTGCCGTACGGGAGGCTTCAAGGGTACGCGCACTTACAACCTGGAAACGGACGAGGATCGCTATGGACGGTACGAGCGGGTACTGCTCGGGCTGAAAACTTCTGAAGGGCTGCGGTTGGATCCGGCCCTGCTGGACGAGGTGCGCCAGGTGTTGCTGCAGGAGGAACGGCAGGCCGCATCCGGCCGGGAAGTGGAGCCGGTCGATGTGCATCTGTACAAGCCGCTGCAATCGCGCCATATCGCCCAACTGCTTTACCGAGCGCGGCTTGATGCGGTGTCGGGCTCGAACCGGCGGACACGATAG